The following DNA comes from Bombus pascuorum chromosome 3, iyBomPasc1.1, whole genome shotgun sequence.
ACCAGGAAACGAGCGTATAGGAAACGATCTTAAAGAAGTCGATTATATAAAGGTACCTATCTACCTACCAAAAGCGAATTATCGCGTTTAAGAAACTGTTCTAAGctcattgttaattataagAGTGACTAAGATATATGTTTAGGACGATGATGACCGCGGATGGGCCGAGCCGCGAAAAGAGGGTGGTTTACTCACCGATGGTGCGTCGTTAACGACGTCGACGTTGATTAGAGACGATCaatgtgagaactcgttggcGTCGCGATGCACGCCGTTCAACATTCCTTTCAGCTTGCCTTGGAGTAACTGGACGCCAAAGCGGTTTCCCTCTCTCGAATCGCATCGACTTCTTTACATTCTACTCCAGCCTCGATCATGGCTTTCACTTCATCCGTCGAGGAAATGGTGAACCATGATCTCGCGGCGACGTTCGCACGCGACGTTGTTGGTCCAGCGACGACGAGACCGCGCAGCTCCGACGAATCTGGATAGAACATGATCCGCGTAACGCTTCGCTTTTATGGGGACTGAGATGCATTTCTAATTACATGCTAGTAGACGAGGACTGTGAAAGACGAAAGTAGTCGGACGAGGCAACATTTTCTGCAATCTTGTAAAAAGTAATCGGATCGCGAGGAAGATTATACAGATGGAAatcttttgaattttaatatccttCCGACCTCGTGAAAGACAATTCTGAAAGATTTCAATTGTACTTTAAATCCGATATATTCTCATCTATTATGgcatgagaaaagaaaattaatgggaatcttttttgcaattttgtgAAGAGTAATTGGATTGCCAGGGAGATTATCTGGTTGCAAAtcttttgaatttgaatattttttaatctcttcAAAGACAATTCCAAAATGTTTAAACTACTTTAAATCTGATatattctctctctccctctccctcccTCGCCCTCTTTCGCTCAGctattacaaaatgaaaaagaagaattaggAATTGAAATTGTGATcagattaaatataaatagttattaagaatgtatttttttttttaagaaagagatgacaattgtatttataatataagagaTGCTTGAATGAATGAATTTCCGAAGTTCggaaaaatttataacgatacgataatagtaatagtaatgaTAGATTGATATAGTacttacaataaattatttaccaCTGaacattcaaaatataaatttctgaataatttgagaaattaaagcgaacatcagaaacgaaagagataTTACAAAccttgaaaataaaagagaaaagattaatgtgataaaatgaaaaaataaatacaataatagtaattatatatatcgtaaatagtaataatatagtatagtaataaaataaattttgacaTGAGAGACATAAcctattaattataaataaaatttataaaattgtatcagttcatttgataaaatttcttaatataaattatttaataatttctgcaATTAGAGATTATAATCGAAGTAGCATATATTTAACACAATAAGTTTCCTTTTCAAACGCGTTTAACACATTTAGGAAATAAgcattctaatataaatatttgaagacaAAAATCAAAGTTACTGTGTCGACATCTATGCCCACTTTCTTCTAGGAAACATTACAAAATTGTTTCAGCTGTTAATATAGAAAACAAtacttttattcaaattccTGGACGAACTAAATAGAATCACCTAAATATCTAACTTATGTATTGTTGTATGAAAAAACTTCTCAGGACGAAGTTACATTATTTCAAAAGCCACATACAATGGTGGAAATAGTTTCTTTCTTatcatcatttttttttacggGACTTGAAAGccatcaatattttttaaatagaatcatatatttatttttcgatatccTAATAGAGTATGAAAAAACAAATTCAATGATATACCTTACCGTTCCTATCATctaatcttgaaatatttgatatgtacttacatatgtatattcaattatattcaatAGGCAGGTAGCAAAATTAAAGAATCCAAATTTTTCAGTTCCAAGACCAAATTTTTTAACTCTTGAAAACTCAAATGATAGTTTACAATCCAAagagttaattaaaattgcttTTATCTAAATATTCTCTCTggtttcataattataaacaGGCTTTTAAAATTGTCCAATCCATGGACAACGAAACATTATAACCACCTAGCGGTGAAAAGGTGGAACTAATCTCTTtatgatgaaattaaaatatgaaatttcttaatcTATAAAGCGAATTCTTGAACTGCTCAAGAATGAAGTTAAACCTTTAACTCCTAGGAATCAGAATATTATACCGTTttcctaattaattaaattaaatatgtaattaattaattatgtacaattagtGCAAAGTGCCCTATTTTGGGCATGATGGCACCATCTATCAATGTAAAAGTTTACTTTTTGTTACCACAAATCACTGCTTTATCGGTAATCAAAATAAGAAACCAGGGTGAATATTtagataaaagtaattttaatcaattctTTGAGTTCTAGAATATCATTTGAGCCTTCAGAAGTTAAAATTCTGCTTAGAAgtcttgaaatttgaatttgaatacaCTTCGGACGTCGATATCTTGATTAAATGATAATCATCGGTTATATTTTGACAACTtcattattttacttaataaaaagaagaaaatttaattatattcttatttgacatatttttatgtatttcattttgaacATGACATGTATGAAGTTATTGATTTGTTTAAAGTTTTGTGCACATTTATAAGTATTTATGTACGTATATCCACAGCTATTACAGAAatctgtgtgtgtgtatatcttacaatgaaattattttatattcctgAGCATTGCACATACACAGTACTTCAGGTAGAATTTTACTACCTGAATGTTACATGAAGTTACATATTTAGTTAGTGCACAGAACAAtctattgatatttaatatatagaaaaactAAGTAAATGCtatctatttaattataaaaagatataattttattttacttatcaAATTCAAAGTACTCAAAAAATACTgatctataaatattcaagtgtgtatatttatttaatttattattttaatttaattattcataaatagagaatattgcataaaataaaattttaatgccCATCTATTGcattgattttttaatgttcatacataaactaaaaatataaaaaagtatgcagtaattaaaaatgttattacatagggaaaatatttatgtatatgtaataaaagaaCATACAAATGgatatagtacgtaataatataaacatgcatatattttaaggaaatttataaaatataacctaatattttctaatgtagttaaaaataatggaaaagaaaatgaacaaGAAAAGCCATCGTAAGCAAAGACGAGCATATCATAGACTTCTTAAAGATATGGATATTAAATGCTGTGATAATCCTACACAGGTTAGTAttcatttatgtaatttattcattataatattaggaatattttttcattttactatATTACAGTACATAATGATTTGTAATGCGGGATTAGTGACTGGTTTACAAAGAAAAACATTACAAGATGTGATAGATCCTTTTGTTGACTTATATGATTTAATAATGCCACTAAACAAatcatattgttttattaaattttattcagtaGAAGttgctatatatgtatacaataaaattaatggtaacattaaaattaatggaCAAAATACACCACTGTATGCAACATTTACAGAATCAggtatataatttatcttaaaatctatatagaatttattgcGTTTTCTTAtggtattaattattaattaaaatgtatactCATCCATACAGAatataaagattaaatttttatattttgatattatgaATTTGTTTTAGTCCCTGATTTAAATTATTGTGGATGGTCTTCAAATCTTCCTCCTGGActtaaattaatagaaaattttatcactgaaaaagaagaagaaatgttaTTAAACACAATTAATTGGTCTAATGAAGGTAACAAAAATCTTGTTACTTTAATAAAAGAACATTAAAAATCatcaaattatgtaaatttaactGCAATATAAATCTCTTTTTCAGAATCGTCAGAATTAAAACATAGGAAAGTTAAACACTTTGGATATGAATTTCAATATGATTCAAATAAAGTAGATCCAGATAAACCTATTACACCTATACCTGAAAACTATCGATTTTTAAAAACGctgttcaaaaaatatcatGATGTTCCATATGAATATGATCAATTGACAATTAATCATTATTTACCTGGTCAAGGTATATTTCACAAAGATTATCCTTTAGGATTATCCTAAATACAGTAgtaatgttttaaattttaaggtATTCCTCCACATATTGATACACATAGTGCGTTTGAAGATAGTATATTGTCATTATCATTGGGCTCAGCTTGCATAATGGATTTTaaacgagaaaatgaaaaagctgCTGTCCTTTTGCCTGCTCGCTCATTGTTAATCATGTCAGGAGAAGCTCGTTATGCCTGGTCGCATGGAATTTGTCCTAGACATAATGACATAGTAAAATCTTCAAATGAAGTGACAACTCAACCACGAGGAACAAGAGTATCGTTTACATTCCGAAAAATACACAGGGGTGATTGTTGCTGTAATTTTCCGGAATATTGCGATACTAAACAGAATAACGCTACTACTCTGATCGATAGTAAAATAGCTCTAggaatagaaaattcttatgTACATgatgtatgtattataaattatcatttatgtGCGATTGTACTTATATTTAATGAGTTATTAAAGAAGTTTAcaacttttttatatataggtttatgataaaatttcaaatcattTTGATGAAACAAGGCATAAACAATGGCCCAATGTAACCAAATTCCTTCAAACTTTAAATACAGGTGATATCTTATTAGATGTAGGATGCGGGAATGGCAAATATCTTTATCaagctaaaaatatatttaaggtATGCATTACACATcatttaactttatataataacaagcATAATACAAAAACAAACCCTCTGTAATATAGGTTGGATGTGATAGAAGTtacaatttaatgaaaatttgtcgCAGCAAAGGTTTCGAAGTATCCCTATCTGACTGTTTATATTTACCTTATAAAGACAATAGTGTGGATGCAGTAATATGTATAGCTGTAATTCATCATCTTTCGACTCACGAGCGAAGGAAACAAGCCATTTCTGAATTAACAAGAATTCTTAGGCCaaatggaaaatgtttaatttatgtaTGGGCAAAAGAACAAGAAAAGGATTCTATTCAAACAGCTTACTTGCGatataatttaagtaaaaaGGAAGACAATATTTCACATACACAAAAATTAACAGAATATGGTATAACATTACCCGTGCATGAAAATCGTACAAAATTTGTCTGTAAGGATATGCTTGTTCcatggaaaagaaaaggaggcGGCAACTTCCTTAGATATTATCAtgtatttgaagaaaatgaacTATCACAATTATGTTCAGAAGTGCCGAATCTTACAATAAAACAGGTGTATTATGATCAGGGGAATTGGTGTGTAATTTTACACAAAAAagatcaaataaattaataaaatcaatttttaatcagAATCATGTTAATCATACCTTTTCACAATATtagtaaagaaataataagtttaaaaatataacaagagTATAAGGATTATAAATGCTTTAAAtgattttatctttattggaaaaagaacaaaatacaTGGAATATATGTTCTATACAGGGTTTTAGATATAAATAGTCCCTGATAcctaattttatcattataaaCATGAATAATGCATAATTAGACAAGAAAAGTGCACTGTACAAAGCTCACTCTGCTTGACTTTTACTTGTATTGTGCTTCAATTGtgtataacatatttaatagCAATATAGATTATcatcatttaataataataataatgttattattatctgCATCATACTTTTCAGTATTATTACTATtgatattaatgttattaCTTGTATTAGATAtcgtttgtaaatatattagcACACCTTATtcacaaaaaataatattcaatttgtcaaataaatgaaaaataacagTTGGTTTCAAATGCTATTTCCAAGAATTATAACCAAATTTGACAGcacataatttttcttcagaTTTGTCGATGTCAACAGTGTACGTAATATATACAACGATTGACAATACTAAACTATTAGTAAAattgttatacatttttaattggcGAGTGCTTGATTTAGGGCAAAGTACACTGTCCCTTCATTCTTAATAGATTGAGAAACTTATACAGGTCCAACTTCTTCTGGATCATAGttttttactcttttattGTATGCAATAATTtcctaaataattaaaagttcaaACATCtgttaaaattacattctaatattaataaaaatattgaataagtTATTTACTCTTTCATATCTGGCTCTATCCTCTTCTGCTATTGccatatattttgatttagTTTGAAGATCTGTACTCATCCATAATTTACCCAGCTCTTTAGCAATATCACCAACTCCCATTTCTGGATGTAATTCTCTCATTTTTCCACGTAATTCTtgacaaaaatagaaaaaggcaGACCTAAAATGACACTTGTAAACAATACATCAAACATCAATCAACATTGTAAACACATACAGTGCCCTTTTAGGCGCATCTTTGTCTCTGTATCGTTTTGTTCCTCTACGTGTTGGTCTCTCTGTTTCTTCATGGCCTGTGTAATGTCTAtcgtaataatacattttcttaTTGCAATGTGCTCCATCTTCAAGGTGGACAATCTAAAAATACAATGTAATTCCATTaacacatgtatatatattcttattacataaattactatttattttatatacttacCTCATTTTTCACTGGGActgcatttattataaaattcttacttTGAGTATTTGACCACTTTGCTTGATTGTTTGAAACACTGGACACATTTCCAGGTTTCATCACAGGTTCACCACATTCtaacaaattaaacaaataaacatataaaaagcCATAATTTAATTGTAAGTTTCTTGATgaatatcatatttttgtaccattttatttatttagaacaaaattttatttaaatctacattttatacaaatataatacactTTTACCTGGTGTCATATTTGTCTGACCAACAATCATTGTGTCTCTCATTCCAGAATTCAAGGAATTATCACCCGTTTTTGCaagataaacattttttctgtCATTTGATTCCATAActgtataaaattctttataatGTTTCGATCAAGAAATGAATGATTTATCCAAAACCACAGTAATCtacaaataacattttctttatattttattgatttgttatttttaatcattatgaaataaaatttgataaagaaatatttaaaatatgaaatagtaaatcaaagttttaaatatattatctatagtataatttataaatcaagtatcttttttatttgcacAAAAATAagatgcaaataaaatatataattcttataccaactttttatattatgtaggattaaaacatttaaatattttacgatggttattggatattaaatattacttaccACAAATATAGTTTATAGTAAGTATATAACAGATTGTTGTCATGTCCTTAATAAAACACCATAATAgatgaatatttcaagttctgtagaaatataaaaatacacaaaattgtttaaaatattataaattaaattacataaattacataaattacataacaataataaaacataatattctCTTTTGCTTTCTAATAAATTAGTTACCAATAGAACAATGTTATATGGagagattttttaattcgttacaTTAATTACATGTTATGcataattaatgtaaaatttcacaatctgacaaatttttgtttatacaaCTTTCATTGCCAAGAGAGCAAATTcaacttttataaatgttgtaaattattatttaaatataaacaaatataagctacattttacataaatacaattagaatttgtgataaaaattctatttaaattgtataaacatcaaactttttcattatgaaaaatgatatgcatatatatatatatataaatatatatatatatatacatacatatatatatatatatatattgatatatatattgatatatatatcaaataccTTGtagagaaacgaaatattttcaaatatgagatgaataaatatatgattatcaaaaaataactaagaaaataatgaaatactcaaatatattaaaaatatataagtaacGAAAGAGGCGAATGTAACAGATATTTACCTACAGATGACGTACAAAGGCAATCGCTACTACAACAACACAATATAAAAGCTATCTTACGACGATACACAACtcgaaagaatgaaaaagtaGCGAACGGAATATAGCTAGATACGCGATGTAGATGGTAATCAAACTTACCGATAATAACTGAAAGTAAACGTTACAAAAGGGCTCGGGGAAAGGTAATTATAGGCAACGCGAAATGTAACTTATTAAGCATCCATTCCACAGATCGGCCCTATCTATACGTATCTATCCGTACATATCACGCGTACCGTGATCAGCATTATATACGAAACGCGTATGATATCTAAATACAACTTTTACCAAACACACAGATtggaatttcttgaaattcggGATATTCACGAATACGATATTCGCCAGTTATTGAACCATAGAATTCAGATTATTGACGACAAGACTCAACGTTAAAAACAGATCGTATAAACCAAGCTGATTGAAGCAGATATGACCGGGCATGGCCACTTGTGTGgtgtacatatacgtacatataataCGCGCGAGCGCGTGCActaatacataaattttttaatactatttatttttacaagacTTTAAACCTATTACCTTATTGTTAAACGTTTCGTTGTTCTATTTCGGCTTCTATCTCTAAAATCATGTTACAATTTCAAAGGAATTGACAACAACAATTCTTtaataaaggaaatattaaggGAAGTTCATACGTCGGACGATGATGTCAAATGTCATCACCACATATTTTTTGACAATATTGattggaataaaatatgtatggGAACAAAACTTAActtaatgtatattttttctatatcgttcgtaaatattataaaacgtcatTCGCATGATTAAACATTGATTTAATtctcgtttaaaaaaatgtacatactatataaaataagtgttgataattaaattcaatttttaaatatgtttataatagatggatattttctgtatataaacattttaaaaatgaagtatactttctataattaatttaaaaaaatctgtCACATGTAAATGGGTTTAATGTTTAGAAAAAGTGGAATATAACTAACTTTTTaaagttcttttttaatatttttcacgacttagtaataacgtaaattaatattaacaagCTTTTCAAAATTATCCTGTTATCATAATTTTGGTTCTAGAGCGACTACCTCGAAAATAGAATATCGAAATGCATGGATGTTAATCATATACAGTATCGATAGTAAAATGTAGTTTGcgatagtatttaaaaatatttacttattttttatttgcaactattaatgaaagaaaaattaatttatattacatgcacattaattaattatatatatagattgaCGATGATAAGatagtaaaatatgaaacttatatgataaatatgtaatatcgttgatttaaggttatatttttgttcaaCATTTTACACGTGTttgatagataaataaatattttaaatcatgAAGGAAGTTTTGCTAACGAATTGTGAAAAGAACTTCGTAAATAAATCAGTGGAACAAGGCACAGtatgtatttctttatatcttaCTGTATGTAAAAGTCTAAAATTGGTTAAAATGTGTTTTAGCGATTGGATGGCAGATGTTTATTTGAAGCACGACCtgctaaaatttattttgcatcCAATTGGGGTACTTGTATGGTTTTGCTTGGTCAAACTAGGTAAGAACAAACtcaataatgtaatatttacttaaaagtattatagataatattaatataatttatttctttgaatgtaacaaataagaatatttttatatttgttattatcaataaatattagatacttataaatttatgtatttaatttatatataaaatgttttatgatattgtaaagtaataattttattatagagTTATAGCGCAAGTAACATGTGATATTCAACAACCTAAGACTGCTCGTCCTAATGAAGGGATGCTACATATAAATGTTGAACTTAATCCAATGGCTGCGCAGCATTTTGATGGTGGTAGACAATCTGAGATTTCAATATTGATTAGCAGACAACTTGAGAAATGTTATCAAGATTCCAAATGTATAGATTTAGAATCTCTATGTATCATAGCTGATAAACAAGTAAGGAATATCGTCTTAAACACTGAACTTTTAATTATCTGAAATTAATCAAGATGTTAGGAGTAATTGTAACAGGATATATAAGAGTTAACAGTTATATGACAAATgctatacatatttacataaaatattattttaattacgtattatatttGGATATTAATATGACACgagatatttcttaattaatacaGGTGTGGAATTTAAGGGTTGATGTTAACGTTATTAATCATGatggaaatttaattgattGTGCTTCCATTGCAACATTAGCTGCTCTCTCACATTTCCATAGGCCTGATGTAACTTCAAATGGTGAAGATATTATAGTTCATCCATTTTCTGAAAAAGACCCTTTACCTTTAACATTATATCATTATCCAGTGTGTGTCtcttttataacatttgaaaggttaattatttaaattgtgtaattattttaaataacctGTGccaagtaataaaatttgttataaaattatatcttcttAGTGGAACTACAGTTATGGATCCAACATATTTAGAAGAAAGAGTTGGTGTAGCTCAACTTACTCTTGGTATTAATTCATATAGAGAACTTTGTAGtttgcattttaattatttgacaaAAACTATGACTGTTGAAGACGTGATATCAGCAGTTTCTAATTATGCAGCAAATTATGCTGTTCAATTAGTGCAACAAATAAAAGAAGCAGTAAATTACGATGTAGAAACAAGGTAAAACTTTCATTGTTtagttatattttcttttttatttcacatattagattattttcattttataaataaatgtttaggTACAAGAAAGATAATCGCAATGTAAATCGTTTTAAAGAGTGCATAATGACAAAGAAATTGACAACTATGAATAGTGAATGTATCAGTATTAAATTGCGTAAATGGGGTGagatagaaaaaatagaatcTAATGGTAAATAATTCATTGATCATAATAATATAGTGTGGAAGCAATGATACTAAACAACCACCTATCATAGTCTTACATACATTTGTATTTACTTCTGTTTTTAAGTTGACatagagaaaaaggaagaagatgaaaattGTACGATTACAAAACCTGGAGAAGGTTCTGctgaattaataacaaatatagtaaatatctATTCGCTTAAAAGATTacattacaatttaatatgGCTAATgtaatcaatattttaaaattatttacataggGTATGTCGTTTGGCGAAGGTGGACCTAATACATGGAATTCATCAGAATCCTCAGAAGAAGAAATGAACGATGTTGAAATTACTGcgaagataaagaaagaagaaaataaaatagaaaatataggtattatatataattcatttctggatgtataatatatatttgctaaatgatttataaataattaattgagcaattattaattgttttagaATTAAGTGGAGACAGTGAAGAAGAAGCTATTgaaatgttagaaataaaGGATTTAATGCAATGAGtgaataaataacaaatcacaattatataaaaatataatttaatcattGTTTTATCTActtattaaatactattttttcaaatgacaaagaaaataaaaatgaatggtATAAATAAgcaatgttttattatatattgttatattgttacgtattatattttttatacatagcTCTTATAAAATACCTATACCTATTAACAAGTAAAAAtccatacatatatttttgatcttactaataaaatgttattacagTAACAAAACTCATGAAATGAGGCCTAGGCTATGTCGTATCATTACTTAAACCATTTTTTTGATCCAATTTATTGGCATTAGTTTTTACTGTGTAAATGAAAAAGCTTAATGcttctttttcaattacaGGGATGGTCTTAAAATGCTTCATAAGAGTCTGGAAGGAAACAATATActtcattataaatattttacatgaattatttaaagtaCAATGAATAGacattctgaaaaataaaataatttttttttaaatatatatttttgtttaatacatACATCAGCTAATTGAGCTTTATTTAAACCTGGACGTGTAGAAACTTTATAATGCCTTTTATATCGCCTTAGTGTACCGACTTGTAATTGGAAAAGATCAACTTCAGGGAGATCATTATCTGTTTCACCTGAATCTTCTTCTGAATCCTTGCGTCTacgttgctgttgttgctTAGATCTTGCACATTGTATCACTTGCTTATGATAGTCACAGATATATATGTGACGTGCCTAATGATAGATAAGATATATAATGACATGTTATTATCACTTAACCATTTATAactactttttatatttaaaaatttttctttaaatgaactcttcataaaagattaaaaaaatattaataaaatataaatacaagatacagtatttctaaaaatactgagaatactatttttttactttttaaaatgtatatatgacTTAGATAGCACATATTATTAGCACTTAAGAAAATTAACAGTAACATAGATGAATCCTaacgtttaattatataaatttacttccAAGACTTGAACTAGCATGACATTGTGACATACTCAAtaactttaatttttcataaagaatcttaaaaagaaaactaaaataatgttattttacaaaaataatgacTAAATCTTTCATGAATGACACATAACATTCAAAAtcatagaaaagaaagaaatcttaaaataaacttaaaagaaactgacacgtatatatattgtaacatAATTAGTAGTTATTAATCTTACTATAGGATCCAGATTAAGTTTTAATCGTCGTTGAGTTACAGTTTTTTGAATACGTTTGCTATAAGAAGCGTTGCCAGCTGGTCGAGTACATCGTTCACCCTCATCTACAAGGCAACAAATCTGATCAGCAGCTCCTCTGGAATCTTCTTCACCGGTACTGAAtccattcattttttttttattcttaacaTCAACTAAATCAGTATGAAGAGTATTTAGAACTTTAACAACCTCGAGATTTTTTGGTGTACGTGTTTTGCGTCAAAAAACGGCGTGTCTAAGAGTAAAATATAATCGGCGATGCCTATTTTTCACAGTCATAATTTCCCgttcaatttcatttgttatcGATAACTTTTCAAAGAAACTTATTCTTCAGTTGCCggtgtaaaaaaatttttatttaatgtaaagaTTCAAGCTCACAaatc
Coding sequences within:
- the LOC132905479 gene encoding uncharacterized protein LOC132905479 isoform X2, whose translation is MTTICYILTINYICECGEPVMKPGNVSSVSNNQAKWSNTQSKNFIINAVPVKNEIVHLEDGAHCNKKMYYYDRHYTGHEETERPTRRGTKRYRDKDAPKRALSAFFYFCQELRGKMRELHPEMGVGDIAKELGKLWMSTDLQTKSKYMAIAEEDRARYEREIIAYNKRVKNYDPEEVGPV
- the LOC132905479 gene encoding putative high mobility group protein B1-like 1 isoform X1 — protein: MESNDRKNVYLAKTGDNSLNSGMRDTMIVGQTNMTPECGEPVMKPGNVSSVSNNQAKWSNTQSKNFIINAVPVKNEIVHLEDGAHCNKKMYYYDRHYTGHEETERPTRRGTKRYRDKDAPKRALSAFFYFCQELRGKMRELHPEMGVGDIAKELGKLWMSTDLQTKSKYMAIAEEDRARYEREIIAYNKRVKNYDPEEVGPV
- the LOC132905478 gene encoding exosome complex component RRP45-like, whose translation is MKEVLLTNCEKNFVNKSVEQGTRLDGRCLFEARPAKIYFASNWGTCMVLLGQTRVIAQVTCDIQQPKTARPNEGMLHINVELNPMAAQHFDGGRQSEISILISRQLEKCYQDSKCIDLESLCIIADKQVWNLRVDVNVINHDGNLIDCASIATLAALSHFHRPDVTSNGEDIIVHPFSEKDPLPLTLYHYPVCVSFITFESGTTVMDPTYLEERVGVAQLTLGINSYRELCSLHFNYLTKTMTVEDVISAVSNYAANYAVQLVQQIKEAVNYDVETRYKKDNRNVNRFKECIMTKKLTTMNSECISIKLRKWGEIEKIESNVDIEKKEEDENCTITKPGEGSAELITNIGMSFGEGGPNTWNSSESSEEEMNDVEITAKIKKEENKIENIELSGDSEEEAIEMLEIKDLMQ
- the LOC132905480 gene encoding histone deacetylase complex subunit SAP30 homolog; its protein translation is MNGFSTGEEDSRGAADQICCLVDEGERCTRPAGNASYSKRIQKTVTQRRLKLNLDPIARHIYICDYHKQVIQCARSKQQQQRRRKDSEEDSGETDNDLPEVDLFQLQVGTLRRYKRHYKVSTRPGLNKAQLADTLMKHFKTIPVIEKEALSFFIYTVKTNANKLDQKNGLSNDTT